One window from the genome of Paenibacillus azoreducens encodes:
- a CDS encoding response regulator transcription factor, translating to MFKLLIAEDVRTVREALVHSVPWEKIGISLLGTAANGEEALALLDREVPDLLLTDIGMPRMNGLELIEAVKLRNPDISCIILSGLNEFEHARQAIKLQVLDYILKPIDPDDIERVMSKAVAEMRKQRAERHEVAVAEQTIKAALPNLSQTLSPENWSGGLKKKKLVEQAIQYIKESYCRKNLTLSDVAEVVGLSDKYLNLLVKEATGTTTNHLIIRFRMEEAARLLKDPANKIYEICDKIGYADQDHFRETFKKLYGLTPTEYRNRSL from the coding sequence ATGTTTAAGCTGCTTATAGCCGAGGATGTAAGGACTGTTCGGGAAGCGCTGGTTCACTCCGTTCCCTGGGAGAAAATCGGCATTTCGCTGCTCGGGACCGCAGCAAACGGCGAAGAAGCTCTGGCCTTGCTGGACCGCGAAGTGCCGGACCTGCTGTTGACGGATATCGGCATGCCGAGAATGAACGGGTTGGAATTGATCGAGGCCGTTAAATTACGGAATCCGGATATCAGTTGCATCATCTTATCCGGATTAAACGAGTTTGAGCATGCGAGGCAGGCAATCAAGCTGCAAGTGCTGGATTACATCCTGAAACCGATCGATCCGGATGACATTGAACGGGTGATGTCGAAAGCGGTAGCCGAAATGAGAAAGCAGCGGGCAGAACGTCATGAAGTGGCTGTTGCGGAGCAAACGATTAAGGCCGCGCTGCCGAATTTGTCGCAGACGCTGTCTCCGGAGAATTGGTCCGGCGGCTTAAAGAAAAAGAAGCTGGTCGAGCAGGCGATTCAGTATATAAAGGAATCGTATTGCCGCAAAAATTTGACGCTGTCGGATGTGGCGGAAGTGGTTGGCTTAAGCGACAAATATTTGAACCTGCTAGTCAAGGAAGCCACCGGCACGACAACAAACCATTTGATCATTCGATTCCGTATGGAGGAAGCTGCACGCCTGCTGAAGGATCCCGCCAATAAAATCTACGAGATCTGCGACAAGATCGGATACGCGGACCAGGATCATTTCCGGGAGACCTTCAAAAAGCTGTATGGCTTGACGCCGACCGAATACCGCAACAGGTCGCTATAA
- a CDS encoding YqhR family membrane protein has product MGTHAAAYSQKTQEGNTNPLIFAVEIGFFAGFIWGGVHWLFYVLHFTKVTPGFLGEPFLRHSFLESGLGQLAGWLLFIALSVIASIIYVFLFRKIKGPWPGIIYGIVWWCVIFALAGPSLGMVEPLNRIGWNTIVSEFCLFLLWGLFIGYTIAFEFTDERKREPEKAKV; this is encoded by the coding sequence TTGGGAACTCATGCCGCCGCATATAGTCAAAAGACGCAAGAGGGAAACACCAATCCGCTGATATTTGCCGTGGAGATCGGCTTTTTCGCTGGGTTTATCTGGGGAGGTGTTCATTGGCTATTTTACGTGCTTCATTTTACGAAAGTTACTCCGGGGTTTCTGGGCGAGCCTTTTTTAAGGCATTCGTTCCTGGAAAGCGGCTTAGGACAGCTGGCGGGCTGGTTGCTTTTTATCGCTCTTTCGGTGATCGCATCCATAATATACGTGTTTTTATTCCGTAAAATCAAAGGTCCTTGGCCGGGGATCATCTACGGAATTGTATGGTGGTGCGTAATTTTCGCTCTGGCAGGGCCTTCGCTGGGCATGGTCGAACCATTGAACCGAATCGGCTGGAATACGATCGTCAGCGAGTTTTGCCTGTTTTTGCTTTGGGGGTTGTTTATTGGTTACACGATCGCTTTTGAATTCACAGACGAACGCAAGCGCGAACCGGAGAAGGCCAAGGTCTAG
- a CDS encoding DUF1385 domain-containing protein, whose protein sequence is MSQHSKPVSYGGQAVIEGVMFGGKYVNVTAVRRKNQEITFLEVPKQDKDWTRKLRKVPFLRGIVSIIDSSAKGTKHLNYSADAYADDELEPEERAALKKKEESKWSLSMIIGVAAVGVLSFIFGKLVLTLLPVFLESILFGKLFENYILHNLIEGGIKLLLLLAYLWGISQTPVIKRLFQYHGAEHKVITTYEAGEELTVANVQKHSRLHYRCGSSFMMLSIVLGVLIYSLVPWDNMTQRILQRIILLPVVIAVSFEFLKMTNALREVPVLRFLGYPGLWLQLLTTKEPKDDQVEVSIASFKRMLELDAQMENSPAPNQPVRTGVLDPLKG, encoded by the coding sequence TTGTCGCAACACTCGAAACCTGTCAGCTACGGAGGCCAAGCCGTCATTGAAGGCGTTATGTTTGGCGGCAAATATGTCAATGTGACAGCCGTACGTCGCAAAAATCAGGAAATCACATTTTTGGAAGTGCCGAAGCAGGACAAGGATTGGACGCGCAAGCTGCGCAAAGTTCCTTTTCTGCGGGGTATCGTAAGTATCATAGATTCCAGCGCCAAAGGTACAAAGCATTTGAACTACTCCGCAGACGCTTACGCGGATGATGAGCTCGAACCCGAAGAACGGGCCGCGCTCAAGAAAAAGGAAGAATCCAAGTGGAGCCTGAGCATGATAATCGGCGTCGCCGCGGTAGGTGTTCTGTCCTTTATCTTCGGCAAGCTGGTTTTGACGCTTCTGCCCGTCTTTTTGGAAAGCATTTTGTTCGGAAAACTTTTTGAAAACTACATTTTGCACAACTTAATCGAAGGGGGCATTAAGCTGCTGCTTCTGCTCGCTTACCTTTGGGGCATATCCCAAACACCGGTTATTAAGCGCCTGTTCCAGTATCACGGCGCAGAACACAAGGTTATTACCACCTATGAAGCCGGAGAAGAGCTGACCGTGGCAAACGTGCAGAAACATAGCCGCCTTCATTACCGCTGCGGCAGCAGTTTCATGATGCTTTCGATTGTACTGGGCGTGCTTATTTATTCCCTTGTACCGTGGGATAATATGACGCAGCGGATCCTGCAGCGGATTATTTTGCTTCCCGTTGTCATTGCCGTATCGTTTGAATTTCTGAAAATGACCAATGCCCTCAGAGAAGTTCCCGTACTCCGTTTTCTCGGTTATCCGGGCTTGTGGCTGCAGCTTTTGACTACCAAAGAGCCAAAGGATGACCAAGTGGAAGTATCCATTGCTTCCTTCAAACGAATGCTTGAGCTTGATGCGCAGATGGAAAATTCGCCTGCCCCCAACCAGCCTGTCCGAACCGGAGTCTTGGATCCCCTGAAAGGATGA
- a CDS encoding cache domain-containing sensor histidine kinase: protein MFVTNRNRTRKDKASLLTRLSIPIFALIVTFIALFSTAASYILIHVQNDHNRKMAEQSMKFVYRNVWYQFDTMNNVAAFILTNQSIENLLENAHRETFDAVDDFFALQTNLQNLSLLSLVNDIGSQNAPQQSYNVSLALDPGSGLYPLATDHFYPVTGIFKSEDLRDESWFRSLGQGGRKTVWWGQKTGRSGAQMIYSARKKTSIKDGRNIGTVIVGADIGSIKGVFENAPLEKGFHLLLDESDRVIYSERYGFLELMGDHPYIQGITGTKGSFATKVDGKMDRVMFETLENGWKLLTVVPESHFNQYTFAISAIGAVTAAAAVIVAGVWLRRIVVRVTVPITRLVNAIQRPEVVEFKEPLPRQKSGIYEVDELNEKFASMLVTIHGLIEKSFAEEMERRQLQLELLHAQINPHFLYNTLDLINCRAIMAGDMEASRIVRSLANVFRFGLNQGQTWISLGDEMKQVEAYLQIQQIMMDHLRVEIKVPEELLSSTVIHLCLQPLAENSIIHGFADQPAACRIAITAQTDETNLVLCVEDNGRGCDAERMNQALQEHEEQPVGFPGGQLHENGAGYGTMNVHRRIQLHCGKAYGLRYKKTDIGTCVEVVFPLRFASPGS, encoded by the coding sequence ATGTTCGTAACTAACCGGAACCGGACTCGGAAAGATAAAGCGAGCTTACTGACGAGGCTCAGCATTCCGATCTTTGCGCTCATCGTCACATTCATCGCACTTTTTTCAACGGCTGCCAGCTACATCCTCATCCATGTACAAAACGATCACAACCGCAAGATGGCGGAGCAATCGATGAAATTTGTCTACAGGAACGTATGGTACCAGTTCGATACGATGAATAATGTGGCGGCGTTTATTTTGACGAACCAATCGATCGAAAATTTACTGGAAAACGCTCATCGGGAAACGTTCGATGCGGTCGACGATTTTTTCGCCTTGCAGACCAATCTTCAAAACCTGTCCTTGCTGTCCCTCGTAAACGATATCGGTTCGCAAAACGCTCCGCAGCAGTCCTACAACGTGTCCCTGGCACTGGACCCCGGAAGCGGGCTTTATCCCCTGGCTACGGATCATTTCTATCCGGTGACAGGCATTTTCAAATCGGAAGATTTGCGGGATGAGTCGTGGTTCCGCAGTTTGGGCCAAGGAGGAAGGAAGACTGTATGGTGGGGACAAAAGACGGGCAGGTCAGGCGCCCAAATGATCTATTCGGCGAGAAAGAAAACAAGCATCAAGGATGGCCGCAATATAGGAACTGTTATCGTCGGGGCTGATATCGGAAGCATTAAAGGCGTGTTCGAAAACGCTCCGCTCGAAAAGGGATTCCATCTGCTGCTGGACGAAAGCGACCGGGTCATTTATAGCGAGCGCTACGGATTTCTGGAGTTGATGGGAGATCATCCTTACATCCAGGGAATCACGGGTACAAAGGGTTCATTTGCGACGAAAGTAGACGGGAAAATGGACCGGGTCATGTTCGAAACGCTGGAAAACGGCTGGAAGCTGTTAACGGTCGTCCCGGAAAGCCACTTCAACCAATACACCTTTGCGATCTCGGCGATCGGAGCCGTTACCGCGGCCGCGGCCGTCATCGTTGCGGGGGTTTGGCTGCGCAGAATCGTCGTTCGGGTAACGGTACCGATCACGAGACTCGTCAATGCGATTCAGCGCCCTGAAGTAGTGGAGTTCAAAGAGCCGCTTCCACGCCAAAAATCGGGAATCTATGAAGTGGATGAACTGAATGAGAAGTTTGCTTCCATGCTCGTCACGATCCACGGTCTGATCGAAAAATCGTTCGCCGAAGAGATGGAGCGCCGCCAGTTGCAGCTGGAGCTGCTGCATGCCCAGATCAATCCTCATTTTCTGTACAACACGCTGGACTTGATCAACTGTCGGGCCATTATGGCCGGAGACATGGAAGCAAGCCGGATTGTCCGCTCCCTTGCCAACGTTTTTCGTTTCGGCCTGAATCAGGGCCAGACATGGATTTCTCTGGGTGATGAAATGAAGCAGGTCGAAGCCTATCTCCAAATTCAGCAAATCATGATGGATCATTTGCGGGTGGAAATAAAGGTGCCGGAAGAGCTACTTTCTTCAACGGTTATCCACCTATGCCTGCAGCCTTTAGCGGAAAACTCCATCATTCACGGGTTTGCCGATCAGCCGGCCGCCTGCCGTATTGCAATTACGGCGCAAACGGATGAAACAAATCTTGTATTGTGCGTCGAAGACAACGGCAGAGGCTGCGATGCGGAGCGGATGAACCAGGCTCTGCAGGAACATGAGGAGCAGCCTGTAGGCTTCCCGGGCGGACAGCTGCATGAAAACGGAGCCGGTTACGGCACAATGAACGTCCACCGCAGAATTCAACTCCATTGCGGCAAAGCGTATGGATTGCGTTATAAGAAGACGGATATTGGGACTTGCGTCGAAGTCGTGTTCCCCTTGCGGTTTGCTTCGCCCGGGTCTTGA